From the genome of Candidatus Poribacteria bacterium, one region includes:
- a CDS encoding helix-turn-helix transcriptional regulator has translation MTFGERLMTVRKKKKLSQAEVGKEIGISGDAYGRYERGEVRPTIEMAVKIAQAMNVSLDYLTGATDMELDDTMLKRIQAVSKLPTKEKECVYVFLDSFIDRMKLQGAL, from the coding sequence ATGACTTTTGGCGAGCGTTTAATGACGGTGAGAAAAAAGAAAAAGCTTTCCCAGGCAGAAGTCGGGAAAGAGATTGGCATTAGTGGTGATGCCTATGGTCGTTATGAACGTGGAGAAGTACGGCCTACTATTGAGATGGCCGTGAAGATTGCCCAGGCCATGAATGTTTCACTGGACTACCTGACCGGAGCTACCGACATGGAACTGGATGATACCATGTTAAAAAGGATTCAGGCGGTTTCTAAATTACCCACCAAAGAAAAAGAATGTGTGTACGTGTTCCTGGATTCCTTTATTGACAGAATGAAGCTGCAGGGAGCTTTGTAA
- a CDS encoding M23 family metallopeptidase, whose amino-acid sequence MGCRKLSYYENTTAFREASPLKVVYKNPQVCRKEKPVFREVGETLEQGGGNWLSSPVGDAPISSEFMSTRNCAGCSNTHGGTDYAVPVGTPVVATAPGTVARSYRSGSYGNVVIVNHGEAAQGSGNVYTLYAHGSSLQVQQGATVNTGDLLINSGNTGRSTGPHLHYEVIVTPHTPFQSQFFGNLQIRHAPTDLGYFLGY is encoded by the coding sequence ATGGGTTGCAGAAAACTATCATATTACGAAAATACTACTGCTTTTAGGGAAGCAAGCCCGTTAAAAGTGGTGTATAAAAATCCGCAAGTCTGCCGGAAAGAAAAACCTGTTTTTAGAGAAGTAGGTGAAACACTTGAACAAGGCGGGGGGAATTGGTTAAGCAGTCCTGTTGGAGATGCTCCTATTTCATCTGAGTTTATGTCTACCAGAAATTGTGCTGGGTGCTCCAATACTCATGGAGGTACGGACTATGCAGTACCTGTTGGCACTCCAGTTGTTGCAACTGCTCCCGGAACGGTAGCCAGGTCATACAGGTCAGGTTCATACGGGAATGTTGTTATTGTGAATCACGGAGAGGCAGCTCAAGGAAGTGGCAATGTTTATACCTTATATGCTCATGGGAGTTCTTTGCAAGTTCAACAAGGAGCAACAGTAAATACGGGGGATTTATTAATTAATTCCGGAAATACCGGGAGGTCAACGGGTCCCCATTTACATTATGAGGTAATTGTTACCCCGCATACTCCTTTCCAAAGTCAATTCTTTGGCAATTTGCAGATAAGACATGCGCCAACTGATTTAGGTTATTTCTTAGGCTACTAA
- a CDS encoding ORF6N domain-containing protein, translating into MSKEVTIPQEVILSKIYEIRGQKVMLDSDLAELYGVETKALKRAVRRNIDIFPEHFMFELTKEEHESLRYQIGTSNEGRGGTRYLPMVFTEHGIIHAAHVLRSPRARKMSVRITEIFIRMREILQTHQDLFLQLEEIRSKVSGQEEQIALIFEYIKQFEQIKQQELEQQNRPPIGYKTGKK; encoded by the coding sequence ATGAGTAAAGAAGTTACCATACCACAGGAAGTAATTTTAAGCAAGATATACGAGATAAGAGGTCAAAAAGTAATGCTGGACAGTGATCTGGCCGAATTGTATGGAGTTGAAACAAAAGCGTTAAAGCGAGCCGTAAGGCGTAACATTGACATCTTTCCGGAGCATTTTATGTTTGAACTGACCAAAGAGGAACACGAATCTTTGAGGTACCAAATTGGCACCTCAAACGAAGGAAGGGGTGGAACACGTTATCTGCCAATGGTTTTTACTGAACATGGAATCATCCATGCTGCCCATGTTTTACGTAGTCCAAGGGCCCGGAAAATGAGTGTCCGCATCACCGAGATTTTTATCAGAATGCGTGAAATATTACAAACTCATCAAGACTTATTTTTACAACTGGAAGAAATCCGCAGCAAGGTATCCGGTCAGGAAGAACAAATAGCACTGATTTTTGAATACATTAAGCAGTTCGAGCAAATAAAACAACAAGAGCTTGAACAGCAAAACCGACCACCAATAGGATACAAAACCGGCAAGAAGTAA